The Sus scrofa isolate TJ Tabasco breed Duroc chromosome 6, Sscrofa11.1, whole genome shotgun sequence region cgacccctagcctgggaacttccacatgccaaggtttggccttaaaagaaaaaaaaagtattgttgatttaccatgttgcgccaatttctgctgcacagcaaagtgactcagtcgtgCACATATTTCCCAGGAGTGATTGGCTGCAGTTGCCTGTGCTGAACAGCAAGACTTTGCTGTTTACCCTTTCTGAATGTACTAGCTGGCATCCTCTAACTCcgaactcccagtgcatccccctccctccccctcccccttggcaaccgctaGTCTTTTCCAGACTTTTGTCTTGATGAGAACCCTCCCCCCGCTTCTCCATGAACTTGCTGGCTCTCCAGGCTCTTCTCCACTTCCCTGCCTTTGTTCATGTTACTGCCTCTGCTGAGAAGACTCTGAGTCCAGCTAGGGCCCGGGCCCATCAGCGGAAACCACACAGGGACAGTTCAGTATAAAAATTTGAAAGGATAAAGGGGCATTGAAGTAACGAGGGACTGGCTAgtaaggggcagccaaaaaaaagaggaacaaaaaagaagtgaagagaaCGCTAAAGAATATGGGGATATCGGAGCCCTAGGGTGGAGACAGAGAGCCCGAGGAAGAGGCCCTCGCCCCTCGCTCCTGCCCAAGGCTGAGCCCCAGACCTTGCTGGAAAGGGCGTGCTCAGGGCAAAGGgggaatttacttatttatttattttgctttttagggccgcacctgcggcatgtggaggttcccagggtaggggtccaatcggagctacagctgccggcctatgccacagccacagtgacgcaggatccgagctgtgtctacaacctacaccacagctcaccgcactgctggtccttaacccgctgagcaaggccagggatcgaacctgcaaccccatggttcctagtcggattcgtttccactgtgccacaatgggaactcctaaggggaATTTAGAGCTGAGCAGCAGTGAAGGCAATACAGGGTAACCACCATAAGCCCAATGCCCCTCACCCAGCCTCGTCAAATATTTCATTTGTCAAGGCTCAGTTCAAGTGCCACCTCCTTCACAAAGACTTTCCTGGCTCTTCTTCCCCTTCCATCCAGGCAGAGGTGATGCCTCCCTTTAGTGAGTGTAGGATCCTCCCCGGTCAGATGTTAAAGGGGGGACTTAGCAtagtctttgttgtttttttttttttttttttgtctttttagggctgccccctccgcatatggaggttcccaggctaggggtccaattggagctgtagccaccggcctacaccagagccgcagtgacgccagatctgagccgcatctgcgacctacaccacagctcacgcaacaccagatccttaacccactgagagaggccagaggttgaagctgcgtcctcatggatacgagtcagattcgtttccgctgagccacgacgggaactccccaaggactTAGGATCGTTGactctgcatttttttgtttcctcgTTTAACCCACCTAAGATTGCCAGAAAAAATACAGGGACACCCAGTTCAGTttgattaacagatacacaatttttttttgtataagtaGGTCCCAATTATTGCATGAAACATACTTACTAAAAAACAAGTATTGCTTATCTGAAATTCCAGTTTAACTGGATGTCCTATATCTTTGTTTGCTAAACCAGGCAGCCCTTCCCCCAACTCCACTCCAACTCTGGTCTCCTTGATGGCAGCACCCGTTTCTAGCTGACCCCGGACTCCCCATCCTTAGCCCAGGGTACGACTGTTAGTGCTCCGTGGTCGAAGGGCACAGGGCTGAGAATGACTGGAGGGAGCTGAGACTGGAGACAGGGACCAGTTAGGAGGATGAGCAAGAACCCAGTCCACGAAGTCGGACGGCTCCAACCGAATGGCATTGGGAAGAGAGGGCGGGGCATGGACTTGCACGGTCTGAGGATCTGAGGACCCACGGTAAAGGGACGTGACAAAGCTCCAGGAGTCTAGGCTGTTGCCCACGTTTTTGGCCACTAGAAGGAGGGTCATGCCATTCACTCAGGAGGGACCCCAGGAGGAGGTGTGGAGACTGGGGAGCAGGGAAACTCATTGATGTGGGctcgcggggcggggcggggggggtgtcGGGGGTCCAAAGGAACGAACGGAAGATGTCCAGGGCACACGTGTTAAGTCTGAGGTGTCTGAGGCTCTGCAGACAGAAGCACTGGAGACACAGACCTGAGCTTAGGGCTGGAGCTACTACGGGAGCATCATCCGCTTAGAGGTCGTAACTGGAACCATGGGAGTTGATAACATGCTCAGGGAGAGTAAAAGGGGGAGAGAAGGCCTATATTGGAACCTTGATGAAAGCgtaaggggcagggagaggaaaaggaacccaAAAGGCGTCTGAGAATGAGCAGCCggagggatgggagaaaatcCCGGAGGCTGCCGGATGGAGGCTCAAGGGAAGACAAGTGTTCCAGACGGGGTGACAACGCCGAGGGCCTCGAAGCATCCACAGGGCTCAGGGCGGGAGGTGGCCTCTGGGTCTAGCAATGATGTAGCCCCTGGGGACTGCAGCATGAGCTCTTGTAGTGAAAGAGGAGAGCGGAAAccaatcatatatttatatatttgtcatCACAGTGTCATTCTTTTATGCCGTGATATAGTCAAGCAAGGTTaaatgcagagagaaaggagCTGTTCAGTAGGAAAGGCTGAAGAATAGGGAACCTTGTAAAGAATGGAGACAGAGAGcctgctggggcggggggagctgaCCACTGATGGAGGAATTCATCTAGCCCCAGGAGGTCATGAATAATAGTACCTAGAGCCGAGCAGGATACCTCGAGGGCCAGGGACGCCTACAGGATCTCCGAATGGGAGAGCCTGTGGACTCCCTACAATGGTTCACCTGATTGGTGGTTTTTTCGGCAtcgaggtggggtggggagcatcCTTGGCGTTCTTCGGTTTCTCTAAGGACTCTACAGGTCtaaagcaggttaagaatcccccCTGTGAATAAGAAACATGACCTCCCATGGCACAAACTCTCCTGGATCCTTCCGCTGATCCCGCAgctttctctcccacctcccctcttCAAGGCGAGCCCTCGGTTAGGCACCCGGTCCTCAGGCACTTGGTCACAAGGATCCCCAACCCCGGGAAACGAGGCGGCTCCTGGACAAGAGAGGAGGAAGGCCACTGGGCGGCGCGGGGGGAGCGTGCGGGTCCCCACCCCTTGATGCCTGGATGAAACTAATCTACAGGGGTGTTCGGGGttcccccagaagctggaagaactGTCACTGCAAAGCTACCTGTAGTTTTCTGTCTTGCAAGAGGCAGTGACTTGGCACCCCTTGGAGGAGACTGTACCTTAGTTCTGGGACGATCGTTCAAATAGGTAACGTCGTTTTGCAAACGTGAAGCCAGACTGCACTCAAAAATGGAGACACAAGAGCCAGCTGTGGCCCCCTAGGAGCCAAAAGTGCTCTGCCTGGTGAGGTCAGGTGCCAGGAGACCTCTGCTGTTGTCGGCGGAGAGTGGAGCTCTGCAGCTCGTTTCCTTTGGGGAAAATGGCTTcgtgtgtttcattttttaagaaaagcagcATTAGATGTGCTGTGAGTTGCAAACTGAGACTGGTTCCTCTTGGAGAAGTTGCTGTTTCATCCAAGATTTTGTGAGATGTTGGGCACCATCTCTCTGGGGCCCAGAATACAGCTGTGATttgcggggcggcgggggggagcCTACTCCCCCAAGGACTCACCATTTCAGGAGGGTTGAGAGCCAGTGCCTTTGGCTGGGTTCTAACCAGGCTCTCTATCTGAGCATCATCTATCTGAGCCTCCTGTGAGTGGCTCTGAAAGGACACGTCCACagaggggcagggcctggagggTCTGCGGACCAGGCTAGGTGGTCCAGTCTTCCTAGGAGGGGTTCCCTGGTCCCGGTGACCTTGGAATTGACAGGATCTCCCCCTTTACCCACAGCCAGGGGCCAGGGCCAAGGCCTTCAAGAAGTATCTCCAAACTGTACAGCCCTGCAGCTATACAGTGGCCATACAGTGCCACCTCTGTGGTTAGCGGTGGGGGTTGGTGATTGAAGATGCTAAATCAGTTTAGAGGCAGAGAGGGGAGCCAAGGGGGTGTTTGAGGGCAGCATGAGAGCACCAGAGTTTGACCACACCTAGAGCAGGGGCAGTGGAAACAGAATGGACACACAGACTTGATTCTCCTTCGTGACCCGGGATGCACACAGCCCTCGAGCGCTCTTTGCCAGCTCCTCCCTCTAGCCTGGGAGAAGGGgccacctgtgccatagcaggcgGGCACTGAGGCAGTTTGGAAGGGATTTTGGTTAACGGTGTCAAGTGCCTGAGGGATCCCAGCCTCAATCTGCCTCGATCTCCTGATGGCTTGTGCACCCCCAGCTGCAGCTACTGCCTCTGTGCTTGCATCTGCCAAGTCAGTGTCCAGCTGGGGGACCAGCATATCTGGCTGCCTCCTGGGAACCCCACCGGATGTCGGCATATGCTTTCCAAACGCAGGTCCTGctcttattttcaaagaaaaaaagtatataggaTGAATTCTTGGTACCCAGAAGACAAGGTTTCACAGGACATACACAGAAGCTTAGAGGGAGGGAGTGCactggctttttaatttttatttatttattttttgttttattttttgtctgttttttttttttaggcccgcacctgcggcacatggaggttcccaagctaggggtctaattggagctgtagccgccggcctacgccacagccacagcaacgaggggtccgagcctcatctgcaacctacaccacagctcacggcaacgccggatccttcacccactgagcgaggccagggattgaacccgcaacctcatggttcctagtcagattcgtttccgctgcaccatggcgggaactccgcACCGACTTTTTTAGAGATGACTTCCGGACAGGGTGGAAGACCCACCCCAGGGTCAGCATTAACCGCTCCTCCCTTCCAGACGAGCGCGTGTACCTCTTAGCTTCTTGCCCTTTTTCATAGTCTTTACCAAATTGAATTTAAATGATTCCGGAATTATTTATGGTTGTGCCTCCTGGTTTAAGCCTCCGGGCAGAGATCGTGGGTTCACCTCTGTACCCCTGGTGTCTCCCCAGCATCTGACATAAAATAGGTACTTGAGAAAtactggtgaatgaataaacgagTATCCTGGTTCATTACCCAAGATGCAGGGCCCTCGAGGCACCCTCAGGCTTTTCCTGCTTTCTTAGCTCTGGGCTTCATCCCCCCAACCCAGCTTCCCACTGcaccctcttccccaccctcagTCTTTTCAGCTGTTCCCTTGACCTTGGTTGCTTCGCGAGCTCTCTGTGCTGAGCCATCTGCGAGCACAGGCAGTATCTACTGGAGGGGAGGACACCGATCAGGGCCAGTGGGGTGAGGCGACGCGGGGTTCTCTGCATCTCTGCCGTTAAACAAGGCCCCCAGGATGCCTGAGGTCTCAAAGGGAGGGCGTTCGCCACCAGCAACCCCAGGCTCCGACTGCTGGGCACCTGCAGGGGGTTGTGAGCTGGCCTTGGCCGCCCACTCTGCCTGTGGTCCCTGAGCCCTCGTGGCCCAGAACTCCAGGGTGGGGACGAGCAGTCCCAGGCCGGGCTTCCGATTGCTGGGAGTGGTCTCCATCTCCAGTGCTTCTCCCCaggcgccgcccccgcccccagccccagccccagcccaatAAAGGATCTGACAAAGCAGAGAGGTAAATAAATaacttagaaataataaatagggGTCCCGCTCCCGCAGATGCGTCCAAGGCCCGCTCCGGCACAGCCACTTCAGCAGGGCGCCTGCCTCGGGTCTCCTCCAAGTCCGTCCCCAGAGGCTGAGACCCGACCCCGCTGGGCTCCTCTCCGGAGGAGTCCCGCGTCCTCGGCCGGCTCAGGGCCAGAGCCTGGGCCAGGTGCGTCCGCGGGCTTCCGCAGCCGAGGCCTCTGGGGCTTGCGGGGCTGAGACGGGCAGGGCGAGGGCCGGGGGGCCGCCGCTCGGCTGGGccgcggccccggccccggcggCCGAGCAGACGCCGCGCGGCCGCGGAGTCCGCCGTCAGCCCAGGCAGCCGCAGGCGGTGGCCGAGAGGCGCTCCACGGTCCTCCAGGTGCTGTTCACGTCCATGAACGAGACGGCCTCGTAGCGCGTGGGGCGGCAGCAGGGCTGGCTGACGGGCCGCGCGCCGGGGGGCGGCCGCAGGGCCCCGGCGCCCAGCAGGCGGGCCAGGCTGAGGTCGTGCGGGGAGCGCGCGCGGCGGCAGGAGCCGCTGCAGAAGCGGAAGCGCACCAGCTCGTCGGAGCGGTGGCCCAGGCCGAGCGCGCGCACCGGCACCAGCTGCGAGCGCAGGCGGCAGCCCCGCGCCCCCGCCGCCCGCGCGCGGCTCCCGCGGCGCCCGCGGCCGCCCTGGGCCCCCGCGCGCGCCGCGCGGGCCCCGCGagggggcgcgggcgcgggcggcggcgggggcggcggcggcggcggccgccggGCTCTTCCGCCGCACGGACGGGCCGCGCGGCCCCCTGGAACGAGACGCAGTCACGCGCGGGTCCCGGCCTGCCCGCGCCgccccgcgcccgcgcccgcgcACCTACCCGGCAGGGGGCCGGCGGGGGGCGCCGGGGCGGGCGCGGGGCCTTCGCGGGGCGGCGCCGGGCTGTGGGGCGCGGGGCCCAGGGGGGCCTCGCCCTCGGCGACGCTGCTGAGGAGGGCCAGGGCGGCCAGGGCGGGCCACAGGGCGGGCTGCGCGGAGAGAGGTGGTCGCGGAGCCTCAGGGGAGAGGGCGCAGCCCGGCGGGCTCCAGGCGGCGCTCGCGGAGGGGCCGGGGCCGCGGGAGGGCTCCGCGCGCTCGAGGAATCCGCCCGCCGCCCTCCTCTTGCTCCCTCCCCGCCCGTTTCCCCgtcctcctctgccccctgcccgGGGAGCCTGGCTGGCTGTCCCTCCCCGGCCAAGCCACCTCTCCTCGGTGCCAGGTGGGCGTCCCCGTCCCCGGGAGAGCCACTCACCTGCCGCTTAGGCCGGGGCCCGAGGGGCAGCACAGAAGGGCCAGGGCGTCCGGGCTCCATCTCTGTCGACACCAGGAACTCCCGTCAGCCCTCGTGGACCTGTTCCCCTGCCCCTCTCGAGGCAGCGGGGACCACTGACGGGTGAGCTGTCCTTTGAGCAGGTCATCCCTCCACTTCGGCTTCTCCAGAGGAGGAACAAGGGCCTTGGGCAGCCGGACTCAACCCGAGAGGAGAACCTAGCACCTGTCCTCTCTTTCAGACCTCACAGCTCCATGAGGTACCTGGGGTAGTGCCCATTTCCCAGACCGATGAGCAGACAAGGCTCAGAGTAGCTCAGGGATGAGCTCGGGTCATCCGCTAGACCCACACACcggtggggggagcaggggacCTTTCTGCTCTGTGCTGCCGGGCTGGAGCTGCCAGAACCAGCTGGAGAAAGGAGCAGCTGGACACCCTTGATCGCACAGAGCCTTCTCTCCATGCCGAAGAGGAAGCTGTGGCCTGGAGAAGAATTAAGGTGCTTGCtggtctctcttttttgctttgtagggccacatccgcagcatacgaaggttcccaggctaggggtcgaatgcgagctgttgctgccggcctatgccgcaaccacagcaacgcaggatccaagccgtgtctgcgaccttcgccacagctcagggcaatgccggatccttaacctattgggcgaggccagggagcgaacctgcaacctcatggttcccagtcgggttcgttaaccactgcgccacgatgggaactgcaggATGCTTGCGGATTGATGTAAGTTATCCCACGACGGTGAGGCCCAAGCCTCAGCCTGTGCTGCCCACCCGGCATTGCCGCACCTTGTTCCTCTGTGATCCCTGTCTGGATGCAGAACTGCCTGACCACACAGATGTCCTTTCTTGTGACCACAGATGTCCCTCAAGGGCCGGCAGATGGTGGGGGGTTGATGAGCCCTCTAGGAACCTGGGGGCCCAGAGGCCGTGGCTCCCTatggccaccagggggcagcatcTGCCAAGCCCGTGGACTCAAAGCCGGGTGGGCTTTTCCCTTTACCCTCCGCCAGACTCAGGCCTGAGCAGCTCCCAGGAGGGTCAGCCAGGCTTCTACACCAGCCTGGTCTCTGAGAGCTGAGCCACACCGAGAGCTGATCTGGATTTGTTTCCCTTCCAGCTTCCCCTGGACCTGACAGCCTGGCCCTGCTCCTAGAAGTTTGCCCCATGAACCATCCTTCCTGAGCCCAGCCAGCCTTCCTGAGCCCCAGCAGCTTTTGTGAGCGTGCACCATCTAGCACCCCCAGTCACCTCTCTGGAGCCCTCATGAACCCTCACCAGCGGGCCTGCTCTTGGGTCCTAGTGGgcactccaccccccaccccccagcacacGGAATGTCTGCATACCCGTGGGCCAGACCACCCTGGCATGGTCCTCCAGGGCCAAGGGTGCTTGGCTAACGGAACACGGGCCTGAGGAGCCAGGTTAGTGACTGTTCTCACTGACGGAGGGAAAGCTTGGCGAGGCCGGCGCAAGGGCCCCTGCGCTAGGGGGCGCCCAGGAGCAGGTCTCTGGAGGGCAGCTCAGGCCCTAGGTCTCCCAACCCAAGATCTGGGGCCACCTGGTCCTCCAGTGCAGGCCTGGCCTCCCCATCCACCAGCCCCACACTCACCCCGGCGGTTGTGTCGTGTTCCTCTAGGCACCTTTTCTGGGACCAGAGCTGGGCTTTCCCCCGCGGCTCCAAAGGCTCACGCCCAGAGCTCTGCACCTGGCAGCGCCTCTTTTAGCCAAAAGCGTGGTCTTGGCAGCCCGTCTGAGCCCTGCAGCGGCAGCCGGGGCCTCACATTACAGCGGGCCGCCCGGGCTGGCGGGCTAGCGCAGTCCAACAAGCGACAAGAGGGACTGGGGGGGCTGGGAGGGCCGGAGAGCCGCGCGGCGGGCCCAGGAGAGGGAGGACGCGAGAAGGGAGTGGAGGGGGACGACCCCGCCCGCTCGCCCCGGCCCCAGGGCTGGGACGAGGGGTGG contains the following coding sequences:
- the ARTN gene encoding artemin → MEPGRPGPSVLPLGPRPKRQPALWPALAALALLSSVAEGEAPLGPAPHSPAPPREGPAPAPAPPAGPLPGGRAARPCGGRARRPPPPPPPPPPAPAPPRGARAARAGAQGGRGRRGSRARAAGARGCRLRSQLVPVRALGLGHRSDELVRFRFCSGSCRRARSPHDLSLARLLGAGALRPPPGARPVSQPCCRPTRYEAVSFMDVNSTWRTVERLSATACGCLG